One window of Chryseobacterium indologenes genomic DNA carries:
- a CDS encoding ferritin yields the protein MVSEKIAKLINEQIAHEQYAAQYYLSMSAWFSGKDLDGIANYFRVQSKEELMHADKMFDYLNDVGGEIIIGEIPKPPHEFENATDIFEKALAHEKIVTKSIFNIVKNANDEGDFATTSFLQWFINEQVEEEASASQYVTKIKMVCDNPSALYLFDQELSQRVFVPATTA from the coding sequence ATGGTTAGCGAAAAAATTGCAAAATTAATCAACGAACAAATTGCCCACGAACAATACGCCGCTCAATATTATCTTTCAATGTCTGCATGGTTTTCCGGAAAAGATCTGGATGGAATTGCCAACTATTTCAGAGTACAGAGCAAAGAAGAATTAATGCACGCAGATAAAATGTTTGATTATTTGAATGATGTAGGCGGGGAAATTATCATCGGAGAAATTCCAAAACCTCCACATGAGTTCGAAAATGCTACGGATATTTTTGAGAAAGCTTTGGCACATGAGAAAATAGTAACTAAAAGTATTTTCAATATTGTAAAAAATGCAAACGATGAAGGAGATTTTGCAACAACGTCATTCCTGCAGTGGTTTATCAACGAACAGGTAGAAGAAGAAGCCAGTGCTTCCCAATACGTAACGAAAATCAAAATGGTATGCGATAATCCATCTGCACTATACCTTTTTGATCAGGAATTGTCTCAGAGAGTATTTGTTCCTGCTACGACGGCTTAA